From Microbacterium invictum, the proteins below share one genomic window:
- a CDS encoding ABC transporter substrate-binding protein: MRKKYLLGIALVGVLALSSCSSSTPGTDDDAPGAEGGNGGTIYVLQNSDYSHLDPAQGFDGGVNNFYRLIYRTLTSQSTGEGAEGTEIVPDLATDLGTPNEDATVWTFTLKDDIFFEDGTPITSADVRFGVERSFDPDIAVGSPYARLLLADTDGYEGIYRSGQLSSIETPDEKTIVFHLSRPFADFASAVAQNVFVPFPAEGDVTTTSIDQQPISSGPYKVTEYTPGSSLVLERNEHWSADTDDIRAALPDSFEYTFGLDPATIDERLIADQGKDANAIGGSVQPAAISRIQTPEIQARTIDGIQGCTTYLGLNTTKAPFDQELVRQAVAWAVDKKSAQTGTGGTLLADIAHTMLPPQMAGREDFNDFETADDAGDPEKAKELLAEAGLPDGFSFSLDMRTTPKTQAQAESLQQSLSKAGITVNLNVIDTASYWETIGNTSQQTDAALAGWCPDWANGETFLPPLFEGSQIFPTGNSNIAQFDDPEVNERMTEIRAMADIDEANAAWSALDQTIVSKAPGIPLLYEKVLSVTGSNIAGAYSHAGFSGGIDFVSVGLVDPSK, from the coding sequence ATGAGAAAGAAGTACCTTCTCGGCATCGCGCTCGTCGGAGTGCTCGCACTGTCGAGCTGTTCGTCCAGCACCCCCGGCACCGACGACGACGCTCCCGGCGCCGAGGGCGGCAACGGCGGCACGATCTACGTCCTCCAGAACTCGGACTACTCCCACCTCGACCCCGCGCAGGGCTTCGACGGCGGTGTCAACAACTTCTACCGGCTCATCTACCGCACCCTGACGAGCCAGTCGACCGGTGAGGGCGCCGAAGGCACCGAGATCGTGCCGGACCTCGCGACCGACCTCGGTACGCCGAACGAGGACGCCACGGTGTGGACCTTCACGCTGAAGGACGACATCTTCTTCGAAGACGGCACCCCGATCACCAGCGCCGACGTGCGGTTCGGCGTCGAGCGCTCGTTCGACCCCGACATCGCCGTGGGCTCGCCGTACGCCCGCCTGCTGCTGGCCGACACCGACGGCTACGAGGGCATCTACCGCTCGGGTCAGCTCTCGTCGATCGAGACGCCCGACGAGAAGACCATCGTCTTCCACCTGAGCCGGCCGTTCGCCGACTTCGCCAGCGCGGTGGCGCAGAATGTCTTCGTGCCGTTCCCCGCCGAGGGCGATGTCACGACGACCAGCATCGATCAGCAGCCGATCTCCTCGGGCCCCTACAAGGTGACCGAGTACACGCCCGGATCGTCGCTGGTTCTCGAGCGCAACGAGCACTGGAGTGCCGACACCGACGACATCCGCGCCGCGCTGCCCGACTCGTTCGAGTACACGTTCGGACTGGACCCGGCCACGATCGACGAGCGGCTCATCGCCGACCAGGGCAAGGACGCGAACGCGATCGGCGGCTCGGTCCAGCCGGCCGCGATCTCGCGCATTCAGACCCCTGAGATCCAGGCGCGCACGATCGACGGCATCCAGGGCTGCACGACCTATCTCGGCCTGAACACCACCAAGGCGCCGTTCGACCAGGAGCTCGTGCGCCAGGCCGTGGCCTGGGCTGTCGACAAGAAGTCGGCCCAGACCGGCACCGGCGGCACGCTGCTGGCCGATATCGCCCACACCATGCTGCCGCCGCAGATGGCCGGCCGCGAGGACTTCAACGACTTCGAGACGGCCGACGACGCCGGCGACCCCGAGAAGGCGAAGGAGCTGCTCGCCGAGGCGGGTCTGCCCGACGGCTTCTCGTTCTCACTCGACATGCGCACCACGCCCAAGACCCAGGCGCAGGCCGAATCGCTGCAGCAGTCGCTGTCCAAGGCCGGCATCACGGTGAACCTGAACGTCATCGACACCGCCAGCTACTGGGAGACCATCGGCAACACGTCGCAGCAGACCGACGCGGCGCTGGCCGGCTGGTGCCCCGACTGGGCCAACGGTGAGACCTTCCTGCCCCCGCTGTTCGAGGGCTCGCAGATCTTCCCGACCGGCAACTCCAACATCGCGCAGTTCGATGACCCCGAGGTCAACGAGCGCATGACCGAGATCCGTGCCATGGCCGACATCGACGAGGCGAACGCCGCGTGGAGCGCGCTGGATCAGACCATCGTCAGCAAGGCCCCCGGCATCCCACTCCTGTACGAGAAGGTCCTCTCGGTCACCGGCAGCAACATCGCCGGCGCCTATTCGCACGCCGGCTTCTCGGGCGGCATCGACTTCGTGTCGGTGGGCCTGGTCGACCCGAGCAAGTAA
- a CDS encoding aldehyde dehydrogenase family protein — MTTLPPALDATAQAAADAAEPFAATAPHDRARALVAVADALEAHADELVGVAAAETGLTEARLRGELKRTAVQLRLFADTIVDGEYLDVRIDEADPDFALGVRPDLRRYLVALGPVLNFAASNFPFAFSVAGGDTAAALAAGCPVIVKAHSGHPELSQRTAAVVAEALAGAGMPDGVFQIVTGQEAGVALLRDPRIAAGSFTGSIHAGRLLADIAASRPAPIPFFGELGSVNPVVVTEAAVRERGDAIATGFVASVSGSAGQLCTKPGFVFVPAGHGLDDRIAAEAAQIAEHRLLNPRIADSYKDRRDAVASAPGIRSIADGEIRIAEDGHGWARPSVYAASLADVAAAGAAVLDESFGPLAVLVEYGPGDDLVGALDTLFEGNLTVTLHVGEREDDERIRGLVQAATRHAGRVLFGGWPTGVAVTPAMQHGGPWPATTNDASTSVGTAAIGRFLRPVSYQDAPAVLLPAPLRDDNPWGVPQARARAGESLNWGSHAAN; from the coding sequence GTGACCACCCTGCCCCCCGCACTCGACGCCACAGCCCAGGCCGCAGCCGACGCCGCCGAGCCGTTCGCCGCCACCGCCCCGCACGACCGCGCCCGGGCGCTCGTCGCGGTCGCCGACGCACTCGAGGCCCACGCCGACGAGCTCGTCGGTGTTGCCGCGGCCGAGACCGGCCTGACCGAGGCCCGCCTGCGCGGCGAGCTGAAGCGCACCGCCGTGCAGCTGCGCCTGTTCGCCGACACCATCGTCGACGGCGAATACCTCGACGTCCGCATCGACGAGGCCGACCCCGACTTCGCGCTGGGTGTGCGCCCCGACCTGCGCCGCTACCTCGTCGCACTCGGCCCGGTGCTCAACTTCGCGGCCAGCAACTTCCCATTCGCGTTCTCGGTCGCCGGCGGCGACACCGCGGCCGCGCTCGCCGCCGGATGCCCGGTCATCGTCAAGGCGCACTCGGGGCATCCCGAGCTGTCGCAGCGCACTGCGGCCGTGGTGGCCGAGGCGCTCGCCGGCGCCGGCATGCCCGACGGCGTCTTCCAGATCGTGACGGGGCAGGAAGCCGGTGTCGCCCTGCTGCGGGATCCGCGCATCGCAGCCGGGTCGTTCACCGGTTCGATCCACGCGGGCCGGCTGCTCGCCGACATCGCCGCCTCCCGGCCCGCCCCCATCCCGTTCTTCGGCGAGCTCGGCTCGGTGAACCCGGTCGTGGTGACCGAGGCGGCCGTGCGCGAACGCGGCGACGCCATCGCCACCGGGTTCGTGGCGAGCGTGTCGGGATCGGCCGGCCAGCTGTGCACCAAGCCCGGCTTCGTGTTCGTCCCGGCCGGACACGGCCTCGACGACCGCATCGCCGCCGAGGCCGCGCAGATCGCCGAACACCGTCTGCTCAACCCGCGCATCGCCGACTCCTACAAGGACAGAAGGGATGCCGTGGCCTCGGCGCCCGGCATCCGCTCGATCGCCGACGGTGAGATCCGCATCGCCGAAGACGGCCACGGCTGGGCCCGCCCGTCGGTCTACGCCGCCTCCCTGGCCGATGTGGCCGCCGCCGGTGCGGCCGTGCTCGACGAGAGCTTCGGCCCGCTTGCCGTGCTCGTCGAGTACGGACCCGGCGACGACCTCGTCGGCGCGCTCGACACGCTCTTCGAGGGCAATCTCACCGTGACCCTGCACGTGGGGGAGCGCGAGGATGATGAGCGGATCCGCGGCCTCGTGCAGGCGGCCACCCGGCACGCCGGACGCGTGCTGTTCGGCGGCTGGCCCACCGGCGTGGCCGTCACCCCCGCGATGCAGCACGGTGGCCCGTGGCCGGCCACGACCAACGACGCGTCCACCTCGGTCGGCACCGCGGCCATCGGTCGGTTCCTGCGGCCGGTGTCCTACCAGGACGCCCCCGCCGTGCTTCTTCCGGCACCGCTGCGCGACGACAATCCGTGGGGTGTGCCCCAGGCTCGCGCCCGCGCAGGAGAGTCGCTGAACTGGGGCTCGCACGCCGCGAACTGA
- a CDS encoding proline racemase family protein, translating into MRSSRVITAVDSHTEGMPTRVVTGGVGVIPGATMNDKRLHFMAHLDEIRLFLMNEPRGHAAMSGAILQPPTRPDCDWGVVYIEVSGCLPMCGHGTIGVATVLVETGMVEVVEPVTTIRLDTPAGLVIAKVAVSDGHADAVTIENVPSYVDALDVTIEVPGLGTVPYSMAFGGNFYAMVNLDDVDLPFDRDRKDDIIQAGLAIMAAINEQAPPRHPLIEGLDHCHHVEFIAPGSTAAHSRHAMAIHPGWFDRSPCGTGTSARMAELWARGELALDTDFINESFIGTRFIGRLIAETEVDGRPAVIPTITGRAWVTGMGQYLLDPADPMPTGFQF; encoded by the coding sequence ATGAGGTCGTCACGAGTCATCACCGCGGTCGATTCGCACACCGAGGGCATGCCCACGCGCGTCGTCACGGGGGGCGTCGGGGTCATCCCCGGCGCCACCATGAACGACAAGCGGCTGCACTTCATGGCGCATCTCGACGAGATCCGGCTGTTCCTGATGAACGAGCCGCGCGGTCATGCCGCCATGAGCGGTGCGATCCTCCAGCCCCCGACCCGGCCCGACTGCGATTGGGGCGTGGTCTACATCGAGGTGTCGGGCTGCCTGCCCATGTGCGGGCACGGCACCATCGGCGTGGCGACGGTCCTCGTCGAGACCGGCATGGTGGAGGTCGTCGAGCCGGTCACCACGATCCGGCTCGACACCCCCGCCGGCCTCGTCATCGCGAAGGTCGCCGTCTCCGACGGCCACGCCGACGCGGTCACCATCGAGAACGTCCCGAGCTACGTCGACGCCCTCGATGTCACCATCGAGGTGCCGGGCCTGGGCACCGTGCCGTACTCGATGGCGTTCGGTGGCAACTTCTACGCCATGGTGAACCTCGACGACGTCGACCTGCCGTTCGACCGCGACCGTAAGGACGACATCATCCAGGCCGGCCTTGCGATCATGGCCGCCATCAACGAGCAGGCACCGCCCCGGCATCCCCTCATCGAGGGACTCGACCACTGCCACCACGTCGAGTTCATCGCGCCCGGCTCGACCGCCGCGCACTCACGACACGCGATGGCGATCCACCCCGGCTGGTTCGACCGGTCGCCGTGCGGCACCGGCACCTCGGCGCGCATGGCCGAGCTGTGGGCGCGGGGCGAACTGGCGCTCGACACCGACTTCATCAACGAATCGTTCATCGGGACCCGGTTCATCGGCCGCCTCATCGCCGAGACCGAGGTCGACGGCCGGCCCGCCGTCATCCCGACCATCACCGGCCGCGCCTGGGTGACGGGGATGGGGCAGTACCTGCTCGACCCCGCCGACCCGATGCCGACCGGATTCCAGTTCTGA
- a CDS encoding dihydrodipicolinate synthase family protein: protein MSKNFDLGGVVVATTLAFKDDPSAPAGLAVDYDRFAQHVDFLMSNGCRGVGPNGSLGEYSALTDDERRKVVQVAVEAVDGRGIVVAGIHAPGWHQAVQWAQYAKEDGADGLLALPPTMYRASRADVIEHYTKLSEVGLPIMLYNNPIDTKVDLTPDLVAELFELENVVAIKEFSCDVRRVLEIQELCDIDVIAGSDDLLFESLVDGAVGWFAGYPNAFPKEAVEIYDLVTAGKIAEARELYRQLVAVFRWDTKTQFVQAIKLSIDIAGQSYGGPSRPPRGPLSAEYEAGVRRDTLRALDYIASR, encoded by the coding sequence ATGAGTAAGAACTTCGACCTGGGCGGCGTCGTCGTCGCCACGACCCTGGCCTTCAAGGATGACCCGAGCGCCCCCGCCGGCCTCGCCGTCGACTATGACCGCTTCGCGCAGCATGTCGACTTCCTGATGAGCAATGGATGCCGCGGCGTCGGCCCGAACGGCTCGCTCGGCGAGTACTCGGCCCTCACCGACGACGAGCGCCGCAAGGTCGTGCAGGTCGCCGTCGAGGCCGTCGACGGCCGGGGCATCGTCGTCGCCGGCATCCACGCCCCGGGCTGGCACCAGGCCGTGCAGTGGGCGCAGTACGCCAAGGAGGACGGCGCCGACGGACTGCTCGCGCTGCCCCCGACGATGTACCGCGCCAGCCGTGCCGACGTCATCGAGCACTACACGAAGCTCAGCGAGGTCGGCCTGCCGATCATGCTCTACAACAACCCGATCGACACCAAGGTCGACCTCACGCCCGACCTGGTCGCCGAGCTGTTCGAGCTCGAGAACGTCGTGGCGATCAAGGAGTTCTCGTGCGACGTGCGCCGCGTGCTCGAGATCCAGGAGCTGTGCGACATCGACGTCATCGCCGGGTCGGACGACCTGCTGTTCGAGTCGCTCGTCGACGGAGCGGTGGGCTGGTTCGCCGGCTACCCGAACGCCTTCCCCAAGGAGGCCGTCGAGATCTACGACCTCGTCACCGCCGGCAAGATCGCCGAGGCGCGCGAGCTGTACCGTCAGCTGGTGGCCGTGTTCCGCTGGGACACCAAGACGCAGTTCGTGCAGGCGATCAAGCTCTCGATCGACATCGCCGGCCAGAGCTACGGCGGGCCGAGCCGCCCGCCGCGCGGCCCGCTGTCGGCCGAGTACGAGGCCGGAGTGCGCCGCGACACGCTGCGTGCACTCGACTACATCGCATCGCGCTGA
- a CDS encoding NAD(P)/FAD-dependent oxidoreductase, whose protein sequence is MTGVLILGAGPAGLAAAKAARSRGVAVTLVDSADALGGQYWRHLPAARSGAHEHRLHHGWSTFTALRDALASDPGIRILAETQVWAIDRDPDGALRVHAFEGPVDGQARIAHELRADAIILAIGAHDRTLPFPGWTLPGVFTAGAAQALAKGERVAVGRRVVVSGAGPFLLPVAASLTQVGAQVTSVHEAARIPALTRGWLPRPWRLLGAAHKATELAGYVGGHLRHRIAYRLGEGVIAAHGNGRVESVTVAKLDAGWSPIPGTERTIEADAVCVGHGFLPRVELAIAAGCALTPERFVVVDDGQQTSVTGVFAAGEVTGVGGADAALVEGEIAGLAAAAATVAEPFDIPASLTRRRRTTTHFAQRLEAAHGIRPGWQKWLDDATVVCRCEGVTAGRLRHVAAATEQASLRSVKLTTRAGLGICQGRMCGRTVEQLIGADADGGRADHRPIVTPVRLAELAEATPTPDTERGSPQ, encoded by the coding sequence ATGACCGGCGTCCTGATCCTCGGCGCCGGCCCCGCCGGACTCGCCGCGGCGAAGGCGGCCCGCTCGCGCGGAGTCGCCGTCACCCTCGTCGACTCCGCCGACGCTCTCGGCGGCCAGTACTGGCGGCACCTGCCCGCCGCCCGCAGCGGCGCGCACGAGCACCGCCTGCACCACGGCTGGTCGACCTTCACGGCGCTGCGCGATGCGCTCGCGAGCGACCCCGGCATCCGGATCCTGGCCGAGACCCAGGTCTGGGCGATCGACCGCGACCCCGACGGCGCCCTGCGCGTGCACGCGTTCGAAGGCCCGGTCGACGGCCAGGCGCGCATCGCCCACGAGCTGCGCGCAGACGCGATCATCCTCGCGATCGGCGCCCACGACCGCACGCTGCCGTTCCCCGGCTGGACCCTGCCCGGCGTCTTCACCGCCGGCGCCGCGCAGGCCCTCGCCAAGGGCGAGCGCGTCGCGGTCGGCCGCCGGGTCGTCGTCTCGGGCGCAGGACCGTTCCTGCTGCCCGTCGCCGCCTCGCTGACCCAGGTCGGCGCGCAGGTCACGAGCGTGCACGAAGCGGCCCGCATCCCCGCCCTCACCCGCGGCTGGCTGCCCCGCCCGTGGCGGCTGCTCGGCGCCGCGCACAAGGCGACCGAACTGGCCGGCTACGTCGGCGGCCACCTCCGCCACCGCATTGCCTACCGGCTCGGCGAGGGCGTCATCGCGGCCCACGGCAACGGCAGGGTCGAGTCGGTCACCGTCGCGAAGCTCGATGCGGGCTGGTCACCCATCCCCGGCACCGAGCGCACCATCGAGGCCGACGCCGTCTGCGTGGGGCATGGGTTCCTCCCGCGCGTCGAGCTGGCCATCGCCGCCGGCTGCGCACTCACCCCCGAGCGCTTCGTCGTCGTCGACGACGGGCAGCAGACGTCGGTCACCGGGGTCTTCGCCGCGGGCGAGGTCACCGGCGTCGGCGGCGCCGATGCGGCGCTGGTCGAAGGCGAGATCGCCGGGCTCGCGGCCGCCGCCGCGACCGTGGCCGAGCCGTTCGACATCCCGGCATCCCTCACCCGCCGCCGACGCACCACCACGCACTTCGCGCAGCGACTCGAAGCCGCACACGGCATCCGCCCGGGCTGGCAGAAGTGGCTCGACGACGCCACCGTCGTCTGCCGCTGCGAGGGCGTCACCGCCGGACGACTGCGCCACGTCGCCGCGGCGACCGAGCAGGCCTCGCTGCGGTCGGTCAAGCTCACCACCCGTGCCGGTCTCGGCATCTGCCAGGGCCGCATGTGCGGCCGCACCGTCGAGCAGCTGATCGGCGCCGACGCCGACGGCGGCCGCGCCGACCACCGTCCCATCGTCACCCCCGTGCGCCTGGCCGAACTGGCCGAGGCGACACCCACCCCCGACACCGAAAGAGGATCACCGCAATGA
- a CDS encoding (2Fe-2S)-binding protein, with product MTAYLRDHADDPAAPRRGHTIGFTLDGEPATAIEGQTIAGAILSTGRTSWRTTAVGAEPRGVFCGIGVCFDCIVTVGETRDVRACLRRVREGDEVCTQHDRLPDTHEEARA from the coding sequence ATGACCGCGTACCTCCGCGATCACGCCGACGACCCGGCCGCCCCGCGGCGCGGCCACACGATCGGGTTCACTCTCGACGGCGAGCCCGCGACGGCCATCGAGGGTCAGACGATCGCCGGTGCGATCCTCTCGACCGGCCGCACCTCCTGGCGCACGACCGCGGTCGGCGCAGAGCCGCGCGGGGTGTTCTGCGGGATCGGCGTCTGCTTCGACTGCATCGTCACCGTGGGCGAGACCCGCGACGTGCGGGCGTGCCTGCGCCGCGTGCGCGAGGGTGACGAGGTCTGCACCCAGCACGACCGCCTGCCGGACACGCACGAGGAGGCCCGCGCATGA
- a CDS encoding NAD(P)/FAD-dependent oxidoreductase: protein MSSQATDDRTRGYDVIVVGAGIVGAACARALAQTGRTVAIVDRADAVSGTSSHGEGNLLVSDKGPGPELVLAQHARRRWATLSAELRDESGPDFPGIEFEAKGGVVVATTAAGADPLKTFAASQRDAGVVAREISTAEALDLEPALNPAITAAIHYPEDAQVQPVIAAEAMLRSARSAGAVMRMRTTVTGGIVRAGTLTGIHTDHGDLHGDVIVNAAGPWAAGLSTALGARIDVRPRRGMVLVTTRMPHRVFHKVYDGDYFGATQSADAALQTSSVIESTQGGTVLIGSSREQVGFDDHLRVEVLRELAGKAMRVFPFLANASIMRTYGGFRPYVPDHLPVIGPDPRMPGLWHATGHEGAGIGLSVSTADIITALIDGHPTPVDATPFRVDRAAVLGEEAA from the coding sequence ATGAGTTCGCAGGCCACCGACGACCGCACACGCGGCTACGACGTCATCGTCGTGGGCGCGGGCATCGTCGGTGCGGCCTGCGCCCGCGCGCTCGCGCAGACCGGTCGCACGGTCGCGATCGTCGATCGCGCCGACGCGGTCTCGGGCACGAGCTCGCACGGCGAGGGCAACCTGCTCGTCTCGGACAAGGGGCCCGGGCCCGAGCTCGTCCTCGCACAGCACGCCCGCCGCCGCTGGGCCACCCTCAGCGCCGAGCTGCGCGACGAGAGCGGACCGGACTTCCCCGGCATCGAATTCGAGGCCAAGGGTGGCGTCGTGGTCGCCACGACGGCCGCCGGCGCCGACCCCCTGAAAACGTTCGCCGCGTCGCAGCGGGATGCCGGGGTCGTCGCCCGCGAGATCTCGACCGCCGAGGCGCTCGACCTCGAGCCCGCGCTGAACCCCGCGATCACCGCCGCCATCCACTACCCCGAAGACGCGCAGGTGCAGCCGGTCATCGCCGCCGAGGCGATGCTCCGCTCGGCACGTTCCGCCGGCGCCGTCATGCGCATGCGCACCACCGTGACCGGCGGCATCGTCCGCGCCGGCACACTCACCGGAATCCACACCGACCACGGCGATCTCCACGGCGACGTCATCGTCAACGCCGCCGGCCCCTGGGCCGCCGGGCTGTCGACCGCACTGGGTGCCCGCATCGACGTCCGCCCGCGCCGCGGCATGGTGCTGGTGACCACCCGCATGCCGCACCGCGTGTTCCACAAGGTGTACGACGGCGACTACTTCGGTGCCACGCAGTCCGCTGACGCCGCGCTGCAGACCTCGAGTGTGATCGAGTCGACCCAGGGCGGCACGGTCTTGATCGGCTCGAGCCGCGAGCAGGTCGGGTTCGACGACCACCTCCGCGTCGAGGTGCTGCGCGAGCTCGCCGGCAAGGCGATGCGCGTCTTCCCTTTCCTCGCGAACGCATCGATCATGCGCACCTACGGCGGCTTTCGCCCCTACGTCCCCGACCACCTGCCGGTGATCGGCCCCGACCCGCGCATGCCCGGACTCTGGCACGCCACAGGTCACGAGGGCGCCGGCATCGGCCTGTCCGTGTCGACCGCCGACATCATCACGGCGCTGATCGACGGCCACCCCACGCCGGTGGATGCCACGCCCTTCCGCGTCGACCGCGCGGCCGTCCTCGGCGAGGAGGCCGCATGA
- a CDS encoding FCD domain-containing protein, with protein MVQLDVQPVEARLSIRESVERALSALVVSGELAPGTLVSVPTLAAQFDVSATPVREAMLELERRGFVEAVKNKGFRVTEVSDEELAHIVEVRQLLEPPAMERLATQFPQDRLEELTASANDIIAGAEGGDLRTYLEADVAFHLGLTAMLGNPLLVQMVSDLRSRTRLIGLTALLESGRLTDSAAEHLDLLRALSTGDAAGARRVMSHHISHVLGVWSGHPEDSADPVAAS; from the coding sequence GTGGTCCAGCTTGACGTGCAGCCCGTGGAAGCGCGGCTGAGCATCCGCGAGTCGGTCGAACGCGCCCTCTCCGCACTCGTGGTGTCGGGCGAGCTCGCGCCGGGCACCCTGGTCTCGGTGCCGACGCTGGCCGCGCAGTTCGACGTGTCGGCGACGCCGGTGCGCGAGGCGATGCTCGAACTCGAGCGCCGGGGCTTCGTCGAGGCGGTCAAGAACAAGGGCTTCCGGGTGACCGAAGTCAGTGACGAGGAGCTCGCGCACATCGTCGAGGTGCGCCAGCTGCTCGAGCCGCCGGCGATGGAGCGGCTGGCGACGCAGTTCCCACAGGACAGGCTCGAGGAGCTGACGGCCTCGGCCAACGACATCATCGCCGGCGCCGAGGGCGGTGACCTGCGTACGTACCTGGAGGCCGATGTCGCCTTCCACTTGGGACTGACCGCGATGCTCGGCAATCCCCTGCTCGTGCAGATGGTGAGCGACCTGCGCTCTCGCACCCGCCTCATCGGGCTCACCGCGCTCCTGGAGTCGGGGCGCCTCACCGACTCGGCTGCCGAGCATCTCGACTTGCTGCGGGCGCTGTCGACCGGCGATGCGGCGGGAGCCCGGCGCGTCATGAGCCACCACATCAGCCATGTTCTCGGCGTCTGGTCGGGCCACCCCGAGGACTCCGCCGACCCGGTCGCCGCGTCCTGA
- the guaA gene encoding glutamine-hydrolyzing GMP synthase — MTTSAPTDTEQRPVLVVDFGAQYAQLIARRVREAGVYSEIIPHTATAEEVAARNPVGIILSGGPSSVYEDGAPSLDTGVLDLGIPTLGICYGFQVMARQLGGEVAQTGLREYGATDATIITDSVLLGGQPVEQNVWMSHGDQVAVAPPGFEVLARTAATAVAAFGNDARRFYGVQWHPEVKHSDHGQTVLENFLHKAAGLAPDWNSGNVIAEQVEKIRAQVGSAHVLSALSGGVDSAVSTALVHKAVGDQLVAVFVDHGLLRKGEREQVEQDYVASTGVRLITVDARETFLNALAGVSDPEQKRKIIGREFIRAFEKVQAELVAEAAAEGEPIRFLVQGTLYPDVVESGGGTGTANIKSHHNVGGLPEDLQFELIEPLRTLFKDEVRAIGRELGLPEAIVGRQPFPGPGLGIRIVGEVTADRLEILRDADAIARAELTKAGLDNEIWQCPVVLLADVRSVGVQGDGRTYGHPIVLRPVSSEDAMTADWTRVPYDVLSKISNRITNEVRDVNRVVLDVTSKPPGTIEWE; from the coding sequence GTGACCACTTCTGCACCCACCGACACCGAGCAGCGGCCCGTCCTGGTCGTCGACTTCGGTGCGCAGTACGCCCAGCTCATCGCCCGCCGCGTCCGCGAGGCCGGCGTGTACAGCGAGATCATCCCGCACACCGCCACGGCCGAAGAGGTCGCGGCGCGAAACCCGGTCGGCATCATCCTCTCGGGTGGCCCGTCGTCCGTGTACGAAGACGGCGCACCGTCGCTGGACACCGGTGTGCTCGACCTCGGCATCCCGACCCTCGGCATCTGCTACGGATTCCAGGTGATGGCCCGGCAGCTCGGCGGCGAAGTCGCGCAGACGGGCCTCCGTGAGTATGGGGCGACGGATGCCACGATCATCACCGACAGTGTGCTGCTGGGCGGCCAGCCCGTAGAGCAGAACGTCTGGATGAGCCACGGTGACCAGGTCGCCGTCGCGCCGCCCGGATTCGAGGTGCTCGCCCGCACCGCCGCCACCGCGGTGGCCGCGTTCGGCAACGATGCCCGCCGCTTCTACGGCGTGCAATGGCACCCCGAGGTGAAGCACTCCGACCACGGTCAGACCGTGCTGGAGAACTTCCTGCACAAGGCCGCAGGCCTCGCCCCCGACTGGAACAGCGGCAACGTCATCGCCGAGCAGGTCGAGAAGATCCGCGCCCAGGTCGGCAGCGCCCACGTGCTGTCGGCCCTGTCCGGCGGCGTCGACTCGGCCGTCTCGACCGCGCTCGTGCACAAGGCCGTCGGCGACCAGCTCGTCGCGGTGTTCGTCGACCACGGCCTGTTGCGCAAGGGCGAGCGCGAGCAGGTCGAGCAGGACTACGTCGCCTCGACCGGCGTGCGGCTGATCACCGTGGACGCGCGCGAGACGTTCCTGAACGCGCTCGCCGGCGTCAGCGACCCCGAGCAGAAGCGCAAGATCATCGGGCGCGAGTTCATCCGCGCGTTCGAGAAGGTGCAGGCCGAGCTCGTCGCCGAGGCGGCCGCCGAGGGCGAGCCGATCCGGTTCCTCGTGCAGGGCACGCTCTACCCCGACGTCGTCGAATCCGGCGGCGGCACCGGGACTGCGAACATCAAGAGTCACCACAACGTCGGCGGCCTGCCCGAAGATCTGCAGTTCGAGCTCATCGAGCCCCTCCGCACCCTGTTCAAGGACGAGGTCCGCGCGATCGGCCGTGAACTGGGCCTGCCTGAGGCGATCGTCGGCCGTCAGCCGTTTCCGGGGCCGGGCCTCGGCATCCGCATCGTGGGTGAGGTCACCGCTGACCGCCTCGAGATTCTGCGTGACGCCGACGCCATCGCCCGCGCGGAACTGACGAAGGCCGGCCTGGACAACGAGATCTGGCAGTGCCCGGTCGTGCTGCTGGCCGATGTCCGCTCGGTCGGCGTGCAGGGCGACGGTCGCACCTACGGTCACCCGATCGTGCTGCGTCCCGTCTCGAGCGAGGACGCGATGACCGCCGACTGGACGCGTGTGCCGTACGACGTGCTGTCGAAGATCTCCAACCGCATCACCAACGAGGTCCGCGACGTCAACCGGGTCGTACTCGACGTGACGAGCAAGCCCCCGGGGACCATCGAGTGGGAGTGA